A stretch of Myxococcus hansupus DNA encodes these proteins:
- a CDS encoding serine/threonine-protein kinase, with amino-acid sequence MTLEAGTHIGKYVVRRKLAEGGMAEIYLCTARGAEGFEKEVVIKRVRAFLASDPEFVGMFIAEARLASRLNHANVVQIFDFDKHQDTYYLAMEYVRGCSLWELRKRGKELMEPVPPMLVAHMGAEIARGLHYAHRVRVNGQPLDLVHRDVTPHNVLLSFDGAVKLTDFGIAKAGNKLTQPGVLKGKFAYMSPEQARGEAVDARTDIFALGVVLWEMLTGGRLFDGDSEVAVLRAVQQSAIPPPARLNPDVPADLDAAVVRALDRDPALRFQTAAEFERALAQCVLTHATSVDDTDLSAFMRRLFPTSLTQAIPAVQERTDVVAGGQVREAARVPREPTAVMVPSGRNGMALATSPDEDVNAPTFVLPRRGEEAALVSAPLPPMATPMMPLPAVPSSPVPRFAAAERPLAVDGARSGDASEPSAGSASRDDVPAGGAAGSEAGAVKAPSQGEGVSLVEGARTPSQGSGLPAMGARTPSRPEGLSSVPEPSSLGLASAWDDEEDDDELAAASNSAPDAQPSAAKVEARPAASSVTPDAGVPSGASARRPWALGLSVALGLAVIGGGGVWAHSRLSSHPSIVPELSEQQVLRAEPPVPESASNMQAAAPDVAAPAVGVATPPEDTQEGESASPSGADAESEVDGLMREEVLAAAAPSAEVAPTDAEAQPTARAAPAGGTLQIQAAPYATVFINGKRMGEVAGRASYRLPAGVHKLVFEHPTGERRYDVTVTAGGTVSREFRAPKAR; translated from the coding sequence GTGACGCTCGAAGCCGGCACTCACATCGGCAAGTACGTCGTCCGCCGCAAGCTCGCCGAGGGCGGCATGGCGGAAATCTACTTGTGCACGGCGCGCGGCGCGGAGGGCTTCGAGAAGGAAGTCGTCATCAAACGCGTGCGCGCGTTCCTCGCGAGCGACCCGGAGTTCGTGGGGATGTTCATCGCGGAGGCCCGGCTGGCCTCGCGGCTGAACCACGCGAACGTCGTGCAGATTTTCGACTTCGACAAGCACCAGGACACGTACTACCTGGCCATGGAGTACGTGCGCGGCTGCTCGCTCTGGGAGCTGCGCAAGCGGGGCAAGGAGCTGATGGAGCCGGTGCCGCCGATGCTGGTGGCGCACATGGGCGCGGAGATCGCGCGGGGCCTGCACTACGCCCACCGGGTCCGCGTGAACGGCCAGCCGTTGGACCTGGTGCACCGCGACGTCACGCCGCACAACGTGCTCCTGTCGTTCGACGGCGCGGTGAAGCTGACCGACTTCGGCATCGCCAAAGCGGGCAACAAACTCACGCAGCCCGGCGTGCTGAAGGGGAAGTTCGCGTACATGTCGCCCGAGCAGGCCCGGGGCGAGGCCGTGGACGCGCGCACCGACATCTTCGCGCTGGGCGTGGTGTTGTGGGAGATGCTCACGGGAGGCCGCCTGTTCGACGGTGACTCCGAGGTGGCGGTGCTGCGCGCGGTACAGCAGAGCGCCATTCCGCCTCCGGCCCGTCTGAATCCCGATGTGCCCGCGGACCTGGACGCCGCCGTGGTCCGGGCCTTGGACCGGGACCCCGCGCTGCGCTTCCAGACGGCGGCCGAGTTCGAGCGCGCCCTGGCCCAGTGCGTGCTGACGCATGCGACGTCCGTGGACGACACGGACTTGAGCGCCTTCATGCGGCGGCTGTTTCCCACCAGCCTCACCCAGGCGATTCCCGCGGTGCAGGAGCGCACGGACGTCGTCGCGGGAGGTCAGGTGCGGGAGGCGGCGCGGGTGCCGCGTGAGCCCACCGCGGTGATGGTGCCGTCCGGCCGCAACGGCATGGCGCTGGCGACGTCGCCGGATGAGGACGTCAATGCGCCCACCTTCGTGCTGCCTCGACGTGGCGAGGAGGCCGCGCTGGTTTCGGCGCCGCTGCCGCCCATGGCCACGCCGATGATGCCGCTGCCGGCCGTGCCCTCGTCGCCGGTGCCTCGCTTCGCTGCGGCGGAGCGGCCGTTGGCGGTGGATGGGGCGCGGTCCGGGGATGCTTCGGAGCCGAGCGCCGGGTCGGCGTCGCGTGACGACGTTCCGGCCGGGGGCGCCGCGGGTTCGGAGGCTGGCGCGGTGAAGGCTCCCAGCCAGGGGGAGGGTGTGTCCTTGGTGGAGGGGGCGCGGACGCCGAGCCAGGGCTCGGGGCTCCCTGCGATGGGAGCGAGGACGCCCAGTCGCCCCGAGGGCCTTTCGTCCGTGCCGGAGCCTTCGAGCCTGGGGTTGGCCAGTGCGTGGGATGACGAAGAGGACGACGACGAGCTTGCTGCCGCGTCGAACTCAGCGCCCGATGCGCAGCCCTCCGCGGCGAAGGTCGAGGCGCGGCCGGCGGCTTCGAGCGTGACGCCCGACGCGGGTGTGCCTTCCGGCGCGAGCGCCCGCCGTCCGTGGGCGCTGGGGCTGTCGGTGGCGCTGGGGCTCGCCGTCATCGGTGGCGGCGGTGTGTGGGCGCACTCGCGCCTCTCTTCGCATCCCTCCATCGTGCCGGAGTTGTCCGAGCAGCAGGTGCTGCGGGCCGAGCCGCCCGTGCCGGAGTCCGCTTCGAACATGCAGGCGGCTGCTCCGGATGTGGCCGCGCCCGCCGTGGGCGTGGCGACTCCGCCAGAGGACACCCAGGAAGGGGAGTCCGCGAGCCCGAGTGGCGCGGACGCCGAATCCGAGGTGGACGGGCTGATGCGTGAAGAGGTGCTCGCCGCCGCGGCGCCATCGGCGGAAGTGGCTCCGACCGACGCCGAGGCGCAGCCGACGGCTCGCGCGGCGCCCGCTGGTGGCACGCTCCAGATTCAGGCCGCGCCGTATGCCACCGTGTTCATCAACGGCAAGCGCATGGGCGAAGTGGCTGGGCGCGCTTCATACCGGCTGCCGGCTGGCGTCCACAAACTCGTGTTCGAGCACCCCACGGGCGAGCGGCGCTACGACGTCACTGTCACGGCGGGCGGCACCGTGAGCCGAGAGTTCCGCGCTCCCAAGGCACGCTGA
- a CDS encoding CDP-alcohol phosphatidyltransferase family protein, whose translation MSTEQPRARRPRRHFSMIRTFVLADFVTLGNGFAGAGAILAAMQYLASGDVDWLWVAFGLMPVALVMDVMDGRIARWRFKKSPLGADLDSLADVISFGMAPAALAFAVGMRGSLDVAALLYFVACGISRLARFNVTSADLSDGTGKVKYFEGTPIPTSLALVMVLAAVTWAGRIGPDLWGGVWRLGPLTLHPLALMYVASGSAMISKTLRIPKI comes from the coding sequence ATGTCGACAGAGCAGCCCCGTGCCCGTCGCCCGCGCCGCCACTTCTCGATGATTCGCACGTTCGTGCTCGCTGACTTCGTGACGCTGGGCAACGGCTTCGCGGGGGCGGGCGCCATCCTGGCGGCCATGCAGTACCTGGCCTCGGGGGACGTGGACTGGCTGTGGGTGGCCTTTGGCCTGATGCCGGTGGCGTTGGTGATGGACGTCATGGACGGCCGCATCGCCCGCTGGCGCTTCAAGAAGTCCCCTCTGGGGGCGGACCTGGACTCCCTGGCGGACGTCATCTCCTTCGGCATGGCCCCGGCGGCGCTGGCCTTCGCGGTGGGGATGCGCGGCTCGTTGGACGTCGCGGCGCTGCTCTACTTCGTGGCGTGTGGCATCAGCCGGCTGGCGCGCTTCAATGTCACCTCCGCGGACCTGTCCGACGGGACGGGCAAGGTGAAGTACTTCGAGGGCACGCCCATCCCCACCAGCCTGGCGCTGGTGATGGTGCTGGCGGCGGTGACGTGGGCGGGCCGCATCGGTCCGGACCTGTGGGGTGGGGTGTGGCGGCTGGGGCCGTTGACGCTGCACCCCCTGGCCCTGATGTACGTGGCCAGCGGCAGCGCGATGATCAGCAAGACACTGCGAATCCCGAAGATTTGA
- the purH gene encoding bifunctional phosphoribosylaminoimidazolecarboxamide formyltransferase/IMP cyclohydrolase, which produces MLALLSVSDKRGLVPFAQGLVRLGFRLLSTGGTLEALKGAGVPVTKVSEHTQSPEILGGRVKTLHPRIHGGILGRLELDADREEMKAHGIEPISLVAVNLYPFRQTVASGASEPDVIEQIDIGGPAMVRASAKNFRHVSVVVDPDDYPAVLAELEQQKSVGEDTRRRLMRKAFAHTAAYDASISAWLSAQSGEPFPGELSLAFQKVQDLRYGENPHQRGAFYREHSSPQEPTVAFAKVLQGKELSYNNILDLDAALGLLLEFPESPAAVIIKHNTPCGVAVDGALEKAYRTARAVDEVSAFGGIVALNREVDAATAQAMAETFLEAVIAPSYSPEALQVLSGKKNLRLLEAGPALASPQARPRAQLDARSVSGGLVLMDRDAVEPPLSWKVVSKRSPTPEEERAMRFAWKVCKHVKSNAIVFASDDRLLAQGGGQTNRVDSVRIAMQRGGAALQGSAVASDAFFPFRDGLDEAARAGATCVVQPGGSVRDAELIAAADEHGMAMVLTGVRHFRH; this is translated from the coding sequence GTGCTGGCTCTCCTGAGCGTTTCCGATAAGCGTGGTCTGGTTCCCTTTGCCCAGGGGCTCGTCCGCCTGGGCTTCCGGTTGCTGTCCACCGGGGGCACGTTGGAGGCGCTCAAGGGCGCGGGCGTGCCTGTCACGAAGGTCTCCGAGCACACGCAGAGCCCCGAGATTCTGGGTGGCCGCGTGAAGACGCTCCACCCTCGCATCCACGGCGGAATCCTGGGGCGGTTGGAGCTGGACGCGGACCGGGAGGAGATGAAGGCGCACGGCATCGAGCCCATCTCCCTGGTCGCGGTGAACCTGTATCCCTTCCGGCAGACGGTGGCCTCGGGCGCCTCGGAGCCGGACGTCATCGAGCAAATCGACATTGGCGGCCCCGCGATGGTGCGCGCGTCCGCGAAGAACTTCCGGCACGTCTCGGTGGTGGTGGACCCGGACGACTATCCGGCGGTGCTGGCGGAGCTGGAGCAGCAGAAGTCGGTGGGCGAGGACACGCGGCGCCGGCTGATGCGCAAGGCCTTCGCGCACACGGCGGCCTACGACGCCTCCATCTCCGCGTGGCTGTCCGCGCAGTCGGGTGAGCCCTTCCCCGGCGAGCTGTCGTTGGCGTTCCAGAAGGTGCAGGACCTGCGCTACGGAGAGAACCCCCACCAGCGCGGCGCCTTCTACCGGGAGCACTCCTCCCCCCAGGAGCCGACGGTCGCCTTCGCCAAGGTGCTGCAGGGCAAGGAACTCTCGTACAACAACATCCTGGACCTGGACGCGGCGCTGGGGCTGCTGCTCGAGTTCCCCGAGTCGCCCGCCGCGGTCATCATCAAGCACAACACGCCGTGCGGCGTGGCGGTGGATGGCGCGCTGGAGAAGGCGTACCGGACGGCCCGCGCGGTGGACGAGGTCTCCGCCTTCGGCGGCATCGTGGCGCTGAACCGCGAAGTGGACGCGGCCACGGCCCAGGCCATGGCGGAGACGTTCCTGGAGGCGGTCATCGCGCCGTCGTATTCGCCCGAGGCGCTCCAGGTGCTTTCGGGGAAGAAGAACCTGCGCCTCCTGGAGGCGGGACCGGCGCTGGCCAGTCCCCAGGCGCGGCCCCGGGCACAGTTGGACGCCCGAAGCGTGTCCGGCGGGCTGGTGCTGATGGACCGGGACGCCGTGGAGCCGCCGCTGTCCTGGAAGGTGGTGTCAAAACGGTCCCCCACCCCCGAGGAGGAGCGCGCCATGCGCTTCGCCTGGAAGGTGTGCAAGCACGTCAAGAGCAACGCGATTGTCTTCGCCTCCGACGACCGGCTGCTGGCGCAGGGCGGGGGGCAGACGAACCGGGTGGACTCGGTCCGAATCGCGATGCAGCGCGGCGGAGCGGCCCTCCAGGGCAGCGCGGTGGCCTCGGACGCGTTTTTTCCATTCCGTGACGGGCTGGACGAGGCCGCCCGGGCCGGGGCGACCTGTGTCGTACAACCCGGCGGTTCGGTTCGTGACGCGGAGTTGATTGCCGCCGCGGATGAACATGGGATGGCCATGGTGCTGACGGGAGTGCGACACTTCCGGCACTGA
- a CDS encoding MerR family transcriptional regulator, with amino-acid sequence MESMDLLAPEEIARIERENAGGLPASAILEIFRPRGVRLSEATFRKYVQAGLLPRSRRVGRKGKHQGSHGLYPVEAVRRINVIKKMMAEGHTLEDIKRSYVFHSNNIDQLERDLEGVLDGFQEELGDRAFGGEHRRTLEAQLATLRQRAQDLVRDVARLGSAVTARADETIRSQ; translated from the coding sequence ATGGAATCCATGGACCTGCTGGCTCCAGAGGAGATTGCTCGGATTGAGCGCGAGAACGCGGGCGGCCTGCCCGCGAGCGCCATCCTGGAAATCTTCCGGCCTCGGGGCGTGCGGCTGTCGGAAGCGACGTTCCGGAAGTACGTGCAGGCAGGCCTGCTACCCAGGAGTCGCCGGGTGGGCCGGAAGGGGAAGCACCAGGGGAGCCATGGGCTCTACCCGGTGGAAGCGGTGCGCCGCATCAATGTCATCAAGAAGATGATGGCGGAGGGGCACACCCTGGAGGACATCAAGCGGTCCTATGTCTTCCACAGCAACAACATCGACCAGTTGGAACGGGACCTCGAGGGAGTCCTGGACGGGTTCCAGGAGGAGCTGGGGGACCGCGCCTTTGGGGGGGAGCATCGGCGAACGCTTGAGGCACAGTTGGCAACCTTGCGGCAAAGAGCGCAGGATCTGGTCCGGGATGTCGCCCGGTTGGGTAGTGCCGTGACCGCACGCGCAGACGAAACGATCCGTTCGCAATAA
- a CDS encoding sigma factor-like helix-turn-helix DNA-binding protein — MSEVKQLQEEGGDQESDQAQERRRSKTMSRKEMARDLRRRRLTGQVDPEEADLLKQMDDTRPRTRADCINGPRPCNFVSCKHNLYLDVNPETGSIKLNFPDKEIWELEHTCALDVAEKGGITLEEVGEIMNLTRERIRQVETRGLMKLREATEAEPPVSARKP, encoded by the coding sequence ATGTCGGAAGTGAAGCAGCTACAGGAGGAGGGGGGAGACCAGGAATCGGACCAGGCGCAGGAGCGCCGCCGTTCCAAGACGATGTCGCGCAAGGAGATGGCGCGAGACCTGCGGAGGCGGCGCCTCACGGGTCAGGTGGACCCCGAAGAAGCCGACCTGCTGAAGCAGATGGACGACACGCGCCCCCGGACCCGCGCGGACTGCATCAACGGTCCCCGGCCGTGCAACTTCGTCTCCTGCAAGCACAACCTCTATCTGGACGTGAATCCGGAGACGGGGTCCATCAAGCTCAACTTCCCGGACAAGGAGATCTGGGAGCTGGAGCACACCTGCGCCCTGGACGTGGCGGAGAAGGGCGGCATCACGCTCGAGGAGGTGGGGGAAATCATGAACCTCACCCGCGAGCGCATCCGCCAGGTGGAGACGCGCGGGCTGATGAAGCTGCGTGAGGCCACCGAGGCCGAGCCGCCGGTTTCGGCGCGCAAGCCCTGA
- a CDS encoding choice-of-anchor D domain-containing protein, whose amino-acid sequence MTGRWGWLALAVVGLLAGCADRERSTLADGRLTATPGGVDFQKVAIFDAREAEISLRNVGRAPVDVNEVWVEGPEGSYRAEFTHEGPHSLQPGSACSLRVRFAPPAEGAQPAMLVVRSDTRIEPLLRIPLTGHGVDAWARVSPRRLDFGRIEADATKTLPLRLENPTELPVEVSPRLVGADRDEFSVEAVTLAPGESRELPVTFSPVRVGRKQVALAVSPCRGCADVTVQVAAEALERAVVAEPPVLDFGAVPVDRNAVLESSIRNISTEPVTVTQLTLEGRNASFTQHNVGFPLVLQPGEVRTFTIRYSPDHQGAAQDTALYHVESRRHPTTPVELRGYGGAPELCVSPSFYDFGTQPLGAKVRVIINVKNCGASNEGGLTINTLEWLPPQGGAAQFNHTPLALPVTLPPGGEVNLEVFYEPTELRAAEGSLVMTTNAFSAATVQMDFRGNTEAHAPCELTLTPEALDFGTIPPGQGAVLGLKLENRGADLCPVKNIRLRDDAGGVFTLPGGDLYGGIMYPGDWFSFQVAFMAPVAGGTFTGTVQIEQMQPANPVLLVPLVANTQAVCLVASRRYMDWGVARPDCPAEPMEVNFLNACAAPVTVSDVWIGPGTTDSEFGLTELPDPIPFVLPPNEAFTVGVEYLGLVSGMNLSPLYVGSSDLPAPLMVPLVGESSMRVERTDTFVQQDVSKVDVLLVVDNTASMAVEHPRLVDAIPTFVQTALDRGVSLNVAVTTTGIQPVSQPDPMNACPGGAEGGEAGRFFPVDNSLPRILTNATPNLAQQLQQNVQVGRCAEVEQGFEAMRRALSRPLVNSADDPRTPLPNDGNAGFLREEAALVVLFVSDEDDHSPDAVDTYVDWAQQLKGQNQPQRATFYAIAPPPEGCATAGGAGPRYAQATARTGGEVLNVCAEDYRPLLQAVGDKAFSAQERFPLSDMPEPGSVTVTVNGTPSTSGWTYDDATNSVVFDVVPPAGTRISINYRRSCDAM is encoded by the coding sequence ATGACGGGGCGCTGGGGCTGGTTGGCCCTCGCGGTGGTGGGGCTGCTCGCGGGGTGTGCGGATCGCGAACGTTCGACGCTCGCGGACGGACGGCTGACGGCGACGCCCGGTGGCGTCGACTTCCAGAAGGTGGCCATCTTCGATGCGCGCGAGGCGGAGATTTCGCTGCGCAACGTGGGACGGGCACCGGTCGACGTGAACGAGGTCTGGGTGGAGGGGCCGGAGGGCTCCTACCGCGCCGAGTTCACCCATGAGGGGCCTCACAGCCTCCAGCCGGGGAGCGCGTGCTCGCTCCGCGTTCGCTTCGCGCCGCCCGCGGAGGGCGCGCAGCCGGCGATGTTGGTGGTGCGCTCGGATACACGCATCGAGCCCTTGCTGCGCATTCCCCTGACGGGGCATGGCGTGGACGCTTGGGCGCGCGTGTCGCCGCGGCGGCTGGACTTCGGCCGCATCGAGGCGGACGCCACGAAGACGCTGCCCCTGCGGCTGGAGAACCCCACGGAGCTGCCCGTGGAGGTGTCCCCGCGGCTGGTGGGCGCGGACCGCGACGAGTTCAGCGTGGAGGCGGTGACGCTGGCGCCCGGTGAGAGCCGCGAGCTGCCGGTGACGTTCAGCCCCGTGCGCGTGGGCCGCAAGCAGGTGGCGCTGGCGGTGTCGCCGTGCCGCGGCTGCGCGGACGTGACGGTGCAGGTGGCCGCCGAGGCGCTGGAGCGCGCGGTGGTGGCCGAGCCCCCCGTGCTGGACTTCGGCGCGGTGCCGGTGGACCGCAACGCGGTGCTCGAGTCGAGCATCCGCAACATCAGCACCGAGCCGGTGACGGTGACGCAGTTGACGTTGGAGGGCCGCAACGCGTCCTTCACGCAGCACAACGTGGGCTTCCCCCTGGTGCTTCAGCCGGGCGAGGTCCGCACCTTCACCATCCGCTACAGCCCGGACCATCAGGGCGCGGCGCAGGACACCGCGCTGTACCACGTGGAGAGCCGCCGTCACCCGACGACGCCCGTGGAGCTGCGTGGTTACGGCGGCGCGCCGGAGCTGTGCGTGTCCCCGTCGTTCTACGACTTTGGCACGCAGCCCCTGGGCGCGAAGGTTCGCGTCATCATCAACGTGAAGAACTGCGGCGCGTCCAATGAGGGCGGGCTCACCATCAACACGTTGGAGTGGCTGCCGCCGCAGGGTGGGGCGGCCCAGTTCAACCACACGCCACTGGCGCTGCCGGTGACGCTGCCGCCGGGCGGTGAGGTCAACCTGGAGGTGTTCTACGAGCCCACCGAGCTGCGCGCGGCCGAGGGCTCGCTGGTGATGACCACCAACGCCTTCTCCGCCGCCACGGTGCAGATGGACTTCCGTGGCAACACGGAGGCGCACGCGCCCTGCGAGCTCACGCTGACGCCCGAGGCGCTGGACTTCGGCACCATTCCGCCCGGGCAGGGCGCGGTGCTGGGCCTCAAGCTGGAGAACCGCGGCGCGGACCTGTGCCCGGTGAAGAACATCCGCCTGCGGGATGACGCCGGCGGCGTGTTCACCCTGCCGGGCGGGGACCTCTACGGCGGCATCATGTACCCGGGCGACTGGTTCAGCTTCCAGGTGGCCTTCATGGCGCCGGTGGCGGGTGGCACCTTCACGGGCACCGTTCAAATCGAGCAGATGCAGCCGGCCAACCCGGTGCTGCTGGTTCCGCTGGTGGCCAACACCCAGGCGGTGTGCCTGGTGGCGTCGCGCCGCTACATGGACTGGGGCGTGGCCCGGCCGGACTGCCCCGCCGAGCCCATGGAGGTGAACTTCCTCAACGCCTGCGCCGCGCCGGTGACGGTGAGCGACGTGTGGATTGGCCCCGGCACCACGGATTCGGAGTTCGGCCTGACGGAGCTGCCGGACCCCATTCCCTTCGTGCTGCCACCCAACGAGGCATTCACCGTGGGCGTGGAGTACCTCGGGCTGGTGTCGGGCATGAACCTGTCGCCGCTGTACGTGGGCTCCAGTGATTTGCCGGCGCCGCTGATGGTGCCGCTCGTGGGTGAGTCGTCGATGCGCGTGGAGCGCACGGACACCTTCGTGCAGCAGGACGTCAGCAAGGTGGACGTGTTGCTGGTGGTGGACAACACGGCGTCCATGGCGGTGGAGCACCCGCGGCTGGTGGACGCGATTCCCACCTTCGTGCAGACGGCGTTGGACCGGGGCGTGAGTCTGAACGTGGCCGTCACGACGACGGGCATCCAGCCGGTGTCGCAGCCGGACCCGATGAACGCGTGCCCGGGCGGCGCGGAGGGCGGCGAGGCGGGCCGGTTCTTCCCGGTGGACAATTCGCTGCCGCGCATCCTCACGAACGCGACGCCGAACCTGGCGCAGCAGCTCCAGCAGAACGTGCAGGTGGGCCGGTGCGCGGAGGTGGAGCAGGGCTTCGAGGCGATGCGCCGCGCGCTGTCCCGGCCGCTGGTGAACAGCGCGGATGACCCGCGCACGCCGCTGCCGAACGACGGCAACGCGGGCTTCCTCCGCGAGGAGGCCGCGCTGGTGGTGCTCTTCGTCAGCGACGAGGACGACCATTCACCCGACGCGGTGGACACCTACGTGGACTGGGCCCAGCAGCTCAAGGGGCAGAACCAGCCCCAGCGCGCGACCTTCTACGCCATCGCTCCGCCCCCGGAGGGCTGCGCCACGGCGGGTGGCGCCGGGCCTCGGTACGCCCAGGCCACCGCGCGGACGGGCGGCGAGGTGCTGAACGTCTGCGCGGAGGACTACCGGCCCCTGCTGCAGGCGGTGGGGGACAAGGCCTTCTCCGCTCAGGAGCGCTTCCCGCTGAGCGACATGCCGGAGCCGGGCTCGGTGACGGTGACGGTGAATGGCACGCCGTCCACCTCCGGCTGGACCTACGACGACGCCACCAACAGCGTGGTGTTCGACGTGGTGCCTCCGGCGGGCACGCGCATCTCCATCAACTACCGGCGCTCCTGTGACGCGATGTAG
- a CDS encoding serine/threonine protein kinase, with protein MNFEGGVKVVDFGIAKAADQATVTRSGVLKGKYSYMSPEQAAGMRVDCRSDIFALGIVLYELLTGTRLFKRPNDIQTLTAVSECRVIPPSQVTTRVPADLDAIVLKALAKDVSERYQEAAQLQHALEDWLSARPLPASTQDLSAFMKATFAERLAEEARVGDVEGEDLDSSIGRSDLPRRTTGLRPALPPRPPPLSPEDDATAALRPRPASRTGRFEVEPEKPAPRVTGQRRALEPDRPSRSGMGALPSLPPLPAVEEDAPTVDARAAARWTRTDVKLGGAAAAPTDPRGAPRPGLGRFDAAGPVDDEDAPTLDARAGARSQVRGGHVVEEDAPTIAMLPDAGRPSRVVIPLAEGESLEEDAPTLSLGMSRRGKRAPEAASKSWLYVSIGLLLMLVAGVVLWSWLDRAVVVPVEPEVAMPPPVPVPVVEPVAPPTELPPPPVSPPVPVEAAPAPVRLRIETQPADAVVLVDGQRQSGSPVVLETTVGKQVAVRVEAERHQAQARTVTLGEDAEQVARFVLEPEPRPAAPASAVVREPRVVRQEPRQEPRTARVRFVVTPWAEVTCGGKRLGETPFEAVELRVGSYDCRFANSDLKKTLSRRIEVKPIDLNVVSVKFE; from the coding sequence GTGAACTTCGAGGGTGGGGTGAAGGTGGTGGACTTCGGCATCGCCAAGGCGGCGGATCAGGCCACGGTGACGCGCTCGGGCGTGCTGAAGGGCAAGTACTCGTACATGTCGCCGGAGCAGGCCGCGGGCATGCGCGTGGACTGCCGGTCGGACATCTTCGCGCTGGGCATCGTGCTGTACGAGCTGCTCACCGGCACGCGCCTGTTCAAGCGCCCCAACGACATCCAGACGCTGACGGCCGTGTCCGAGTGCCGCGTCATCCCGCCCTCGCAGGTGACGACGCGTGTCCCGGCGGACCTGGACGCCATCGTCCTCAAGGCGCTCGCGAAGGACGTGTCGGAGCGCTACCAGGAGGCGGCGCAGCTCCAGCACGCGTTGGAGGACTGGCTGAGCGCGCGCCCGTTGCCCGCGTCGACCCAGGACCTGTCCGCCTTCATGAAGGCGACCTTCGCGGAGCGGCTGGCCGAGGAGGCCCGGGTGGGCGACGTGGAGGGCGAGGACCTGGATTCGAGCATCGGGCGCTCGGATCTGCCGCGCAGGACGACGGGGCTCCGGCCCGCGCTGCCGCCCCGTCCGCCGCCCTTGTCTCCAGAGGACGACGCGACGGCGGCCCTTCGCCCGCGCCCCGCCTCCCGGACGGGCCGCTTCGAGGTGGAGCCCGAGAAGCCCGCGCCGCGTGTCACGGGGCAGCGGCGCGCATTGGAGCCCGATCGCCCCTCGCGTTCCGGCATGGGGGCGTTGCCGTCACTGCCTCCCTTGCCCGCGGTGGAGGAGGACGCGCCCACGGTGGATGCGCGCGCGGCCGCGCGGTGGACGCGAACGGATGTGAAGCTGGGTGGGGCGGCCGCGGCGCCGACGGACCCCCGGGGTGCGCCTCGGCCGGGGCTGGGGCGCTTCGACGCGGCCGGGCCGGTGGATGACGAGGACGCGCCCACGCTGGATGCCCGCGCGGGTGCGCGGTCGCAGGTCCGGGGCGGACACGTCGTGGAGGAGGACGCCCCCACCATCGCGATGCTCCCGGACGCGGGGCGCCCGTCGCGGGTGGTGATTCCGCTCGCGGAGGGCGAGTCGCTCGAGGAGGACGCGCCCACGCTGTCGCTGGGCATGTCGCGGCGCGGGAAGCGCGCCCCGGAGGCGGCCAGCAAGTCGTGGCTCTACGTGAGCATTGGCCTGCTGTTGATGTTGGTGGCGGGCGTGGTGCTCTGGTCGTGGTTGGATCGCGCGGTGGTGGTGCCGGTGGAGCCCGAGGTGGCGATGCCGCCCCCGGTGCCAGTGCCGGTCGTCGAGCCGGTGGCGCCGCCCACGGAGTTGCCGCCGCCGCCCGTGTCGCCCCCGGTTCCAGTGGAGGCCGCCCCCGCGCCGGTGCGGCTGCGCATCGAGACGCAGCCGGCGGACGCGGTGGTGCTCGTGGATGGCCAGCGTCAGTCGGGAAGTCCCGTGGTGCTCGAGACGACGGTGGGCAAGCAGGTCGCCGTCCGCGTGGAGGCCGAACGGCACCAGGCGCAGGCACGCACGGTGACGCTGGGGGAAGACGCCGAGCAGGTGGCGCGCTTCGTCCTGGAGCCCGAGCCCCGACCGGCGGCGCCCGCGTCGGCGGTGGTGAGAGAGCCGCGGGTGGTCCGGCAGGAGCCGCGTCAGGAGCCGCGCACGGCCCGGGTCCGCTTCGTGGTGACGCCGTGGGCGGAGGTGACGTGTGGAGGCAAGCGGCTGGGCGAGACGCCCTTCGAGGCCGTGGAGCTCCGCGTGGGCAGCTACGACTGCCGGTTCGCCAACTCCGACCTCAAGAAGACGCTCAGTCGACGTATCGAGGTGAAGCCCATCGACCTCAACGTCGTGAGCGTGAAGTTCGAATAG